From the Amycolatopsis thermoflava N1165 genome, one window contains:
- a CDS encoding Gfo/Idh/MocA family oxidoreductase, translating into MIRTAVIGFGVSGRIFHAPFLAADENYSLDYIVTGNPERAAQARAGYPHATVLATPDELFARELDLVVIGTPPATHAGLAAEALGHGLHVVVDKPFAVTSEQGEALIEQADLAGRVLTVFQNRRWDGDFRTLRRLIDDGELGTVHTFESRFEWWKPQGPRDWKAHAGVAEGGGILYDLGTHLIDQAIQLFGPVAHVHADVLRRGAGDGDDDTFLVLAHENGTRSRLFMTGLAALPGPRFHVLGDRAGYTKHGLDPQEDALKNGGRPGDDGFGHEPRDNWGTLGVRGDTRRVEPEPGDYGEFYRLLATAIATGGAPPVDPRDAVDVLRIIERAHAQKGDLSR; encoded by the coding sequence GTGATCCGCACCGCCGTGATCGGTTTCGGGGTGTCCGGGCGGATCTTCCACGCCCCGTTCCTCGCCGCCGACGAGAACTACTCGCTCGACTACATCGTCACCGGAAACCCGGAGCGCGCGGCACAAGCCCGCGCCGGGTATCCACACGCGACGGTCCTGGCCACCCCCGACGAGCTGTTCGCCCGTGAACTCGATCTGGTCGTCATCGGCACGCCGCCTGCCACGCACGCCGGCCTCGCCGCGGAGGCGCTCGGCCACGGCCTGCACGTGGTGGTGGACAAGCCGTTCGCGGTGACCAGCGAGCAGGGCGAGGCGCTGATCGAGCAGGCCGACCTCGCCGGCCGCGTGCTCACGGTGTTCCAGAACCGCCGCTGGGACGGCGACTTCCGGACCCTGCGGCGCCTGATCGACGACGGTGAGCTCGGCACGGTACACACCTTCGAGTCCCGGTTCGAGTGGTGGAAGCCGCAGGGACCACGCGACTGGAAGGCGCACGCGGGCGTCGCCGAGGGCGGCGGCATCCTGTACGACCTCGGCACCCACCTGATCGACCAGGCGATCCAGCTGTTCGGCCCGGTCGCGCACGTGCACGCCGACGTCCTCCGTCGCGGCGCGGGCGACGGCGACGACGACACGTTCCTCGTGCTGGCCCACGAAAACGGCACCCGGTCCCGGCTGTTCATGACCGGCCTCGCCGCGCTGCCCGGCCCGCGGTTCCACGTCCTCGGCGACCGGGCCGGCTACACGAAACACGGCCTGGACCCGCAGGAGGACGCGCTGAAGAACGGCGGCCGGCCCGGCGACGACGGATTCGGGCACGAGCCGCGGGACAACTGGGGCACCCTCGGCGTCCGCGGCGACACCCGCCGCGTCGAGCCGGAACCCGGGGACTACGGCGAGTTCTACCGGCTGCTCGCCACCGCGATCGCCACCGGCGGCGCACCACCGGTCGACCCGCGCGACGCGGTGGACGTCCTTCGCATCATCGAACGGGCACACGCCCAGAAGGGGGATCTTTCCCGATGA
- a CDS encoding hydantoinase B/oxoprolinase family protein, with amino-acid sequence MTHTEGKTMQDPVLVEVIGSALSSIVEEMGETLVRAAYSTNIKERRDCTASLFDAAGRMLAQDEGGSPLHLGSLMGIVDEITRRYPAGTIEDGDTFIGNDPFTGGGSHLPDIVLVSPVFLDGEITAWVANLAHHADFGDRGHAHIFQEGLRIPPVRLMRRGELQNDLFELILLNCQVPHERRADLRAQIAANRLAVTRYTELAARYGRDTLVAAAAALLDYTERRTRAAIAKVPDGTYTFADRFDCPELDDELDLGVTVTVHGDEVTFDFTAPPQVRASVNVVWTALYAAVYYSLKTLVDPDIIPNAGLHRPVTINAPRGSVLNCTEPAAVNGRSETCQRVVDLIHGALATAVPETVTAASNGANTGVHFSGVDSRTGRYFVYLETIGGGCGARLGKDGMDGVQVHMTNTSNLPVEALETEYPLVVEEYALIDDSGGDGRTRGGMGIRRTVRVEESDVHFWLDTSRQRSQPWGLFGGGPGASAGVELSEGAQPVEHGYTRLQPGDRVSIRTAGAGGYGPPSERDPDQVRRDVAEGRISAERARTVYGVES; translated from the coding sequence ACGCTGGTGCGCGCGGCCTACTCGACCAACATCAAGGAACGCCGCGACTGCACCGCGTCGCTGTTCGACGCCGCGGGCCGGATGCTCGCCCAGGACGAGGGCGGCTCGCCGCTGCACCTGGGCTCGCTGATGGGCATCGTCGACGAGATCACGCGACGCTACCCGGCCGGGACCATCGAGGACGGGGACACGTTCATCGGCAACGACCCGTTCACCGGCGGCGGTTCGCACCTGCCGGACATCGTGCTGGTGTCGCCGGTGTTCCTGGACGGCGAGATCACCGCGTGGGTGGCGAACCTGGCCCACCACGCCGACTTCGGCGACCGCGGCCACGCGCACATCTTCCAGGAGGGCCTGCGCATCCCGCCGGTTCGGCTGATGCGCCGGGGCGAGCTGCAGAACGACCTGTTCGAGCTGATCCTGCTCAACTGCCAGGTGCCGCACGAGCGCCGCGCGGACCTGCGCGCCCAGATCGCCGCGAACCGGCTCGCCGTCACCCGCTACACCGAGCTGGCGGCGCGGTACGGCCGCGACACGCTGGTGGCGGCGGCCGCGGCGCTGCTGGACTACACCGAGCGCCGCACCCGCGCGGCCATCGCGAAGGTCCCCGACGGCACGTACACCTTCGCGGACCGCTTCGACTGTCCCGAGCTGGACGACGAACTCGATCTCGGCGTCACCGTCACCGTGCACGGCGACGAGGTCACGTTCGACTTCACCGCGCCGCCGCAGGTCCGGGCCAGCGTCAACGTCGTGTGGACCGCGCTGTACGCGGCGGTCTACTACTCGCTCAAGACCCTGGTGGACCCGGACATCATCCCGAACGCGGGCCTGCACCGGCCGGTCACGATCAACGCCCCGCGCGGATCGGTGCTCAACTGCACCGAACCCGCCGCGGTCAACGGCCGCAGCGAGACCTGCCAGCGCGTGGTCGACCTGATCCACGGTGCGCTCGCCACCGCGGTGCCGGAAACCGTGACCGCGGCGAGCAACGGCGCCAACACCGGCGTGCACTTCTCCGGCGTGGACAGCCGAACCGGCCGCTACTTCGTCTACCTGGAGACGATCGGTGGCGGCTGCGGCGCGCGGCTGGGCAAGGACGGCATGGACGGCGTGCAGGTGCACATGACCAACACCAGCAACCTGCCGGTCGAGGCGCTGGAGACGGAGTATCCGCTGGTGGTCGAGGAGTACGCGCTGATCGACGACTCCGGCGGCGACGGCCGCACCCGCGGGGGCATGGGGATCCGGCGCACGGTCCGCGTCGAGGAGTCCGACGTGCACTTCTGGCTGGACACCTCGCGGCAGCGCTCGCAGCCGTGGGGGCTGTTCGGCGGCGGGCCCGGCGCGAGCGCGGGGGTCGAGCTTTCCGAAGGGGCGCAACCGGTCGAGCACGGCTACACCCGCCTGCAGCCCGGCGACCGGGTGTCGATCCGGACCGCCGGGGCGGGCGGCTACGGGCCGCCGTCCGAGCGTGACCCGGACCAGGTGCGCCGGGACGTCGCCGAAGGCCGGATCTCCGCCGAGCGCGCCCGGACCGTATACGGGGTGGAGTCGTGA